CTCCTGAAATTAAAAAGGACATGGATTACGTCAAGGGCAAGCTAGCTACGCTGACTCCTGGCTTTGCCGGTGCCGATATCGCCAACTGCTGCAACGAGGCAGCTCTGATTGCCGCTCGAGACAACTCCGTCGATGTCAAGTTTGACCACTTTGAGCGGGCTATTGAGCGAGTCATTGCCGgcattgagaagaagagcaaggTTCTCAAccccgaggagaagaagactgtGGCCTACCATGAGGCTGGCCATGCCGTCTGTGGCTGGTTCTTTGAGCACGCAGACCCTCTTCTCAAGGTGTCTATTGTCCCCCGAGGCAAGGGTGCTCTTGGTTACGCCCAGTATTTGCCTGCGGACAACAAGCTGACTTCCCGaaaccagctcaaggaccgAATGGCCATGGCTCTGGGTGGCCGAGTCTCCGAGGAGCTCCATTTCCCCTCTGTCACTTCTGGTGCTCAGGACGATTTCAAGAAGGTGACCCAGATGGCCAAGGCTATGGTCACTCAGTACGGAATGAGCGATATTGTCGGAAacgtcttcttccagccCCGATCTGATGAGCAGATCAACAAGCCATTCTCTGAGAAGACCGCCAAGATGattgacgacgaggtgTCGCGAATCATTGACGAGGCCTACACCCAGTGCAAGGACATGCTGGAGAGCAAGAAGCACGAGATTGAGTTGGTGGCCCAGGAGCTtctgaccaaggaggtgctggCCCGAGAAGACATGATTCGTCTGCTGGGCCCCAGACCCTTCCCAGAGAAGAACGAGGCGTTTGACAAGTACCTGAGTGGTaccaagaagcaggagggCGAGGATCATGAGGGCGGTGAGACCAAGACCGCCTAGGGACTACGGTAGTAGTTGTATATAGTACGCAGAATTGCAATTGTATTAACGGACAATGGTAGCGAATCATATAACCCGAGCAAGGTGAGTATGGTTCGTGGGACAAGTAGACGGGTTGGCAAGACGAGACGTCTTTGCTGAGTTGTACTAGATGGATAGATGATGAAACACAGTGCACAGTGGAGGCAGGTTATAATGTGACAATCTACAATGGCTCTCACAGGTCTATTTGCTACTGTTTCGTGTGATAATTACACAAAATATACAGGTTCTATAAATATATTATACAAGATCCTACCGAGCTCACTCTAAGTTGATACTCGAACCAATGAACTTCCTCGATAGTCGTAGTCCTCATGGCCAACCATATTACCCCTCATAATTGTAGTTTCCATAATCCATGAAACCACTCTGATACATGTCAAAGTACCACTCATTGCCCGGCCTCGAGTACATCTCAGGCAAGACATCGGGCTGGCCCTGAGGGTAGTCGACGGGAGCATAACTGGTCTGGGCAGctgtctgctgctgctgaggatAAAAGTCGTTCACCATCAtgttgtatgtactatCAACAGAAGACGGCGTCGCAtgttgttggggttgcTGAGACgcctgttgttgctgcggctgctgctgctgttgttgttgctgcggaagctgctgctgcggaAGCTGAGGCTGGCTGGAAGACACATTAGGAGGTATGCTTGTGGGTGTGGAGTAGACAAGCTTGTCTAGAGCAGTGTTGGGGTCCAGCTTTTCGCCAGcctcctgcttcttgtgTCGCTCCTGAGCAGTGTCCACAAATTTGACCGCCACGTCGTAAAACTCGGTGAAGACAAGCAGAAAGCTGAACTCCTCGCCGTCAGGCAGTGACTTGAGAAAGTCAATGGCAATCTTCATGAGCTCCAGATCGGCTCGAATGGTCGCTTCTAGGGGTCGCTGAAGCACGTGGATCAACAGAATCGTAAATGCGCTcagcaaaaagaaggaaaacgACCAGAAACAAGACATGAGCTTGACGGGGATGTTCCTCGTCAGATAGATTGTATTTCGAGCAGCCTGGACACAAATGGAGTGAGATGAAAACAGTCGGGGGTTGGGACTGCCCTTGTTGGTATCTTCATGAGAAGACGCGCTCATGGGAGTGCCTCCATTGGGAGTGTTTCCGGTCTTTTCTCCCTTGCCGAGAATCTTGCGATTGTACCAAGTGGGATGATATACGGAGGTTCTGTGAATAGCCGATTGCAGAAAGTAGTAGTTGAAATGTACCCACAGAGAGTTGAACTGCGAATGCCACTCGACAATCTGAGATCGCATCGAGTTGTCAGCCTCGTGAACGTCTGCATAGCCCTTGGAGCAATCAAAGACCATGACATCAGTTCCAGGCCGAAGATGAGCAGGCAGACACTCTCGCCATTGAGTCAGCTCGCGATCAAGCTTGATGATGCACTCGGAGATCTTTTCGGGCGACTTGCGTGCGGCGGATGCACTGTAGAGTTGACTGTACACTTTAGAGGAGATTCGAGACAAACCATGCAACAACTGGGCATATGACGTTTTGTGGCCGTCACCCCATTTGATGTAATCAATGCCCTCGTCATCTCCGACGTCACACGAGTCCGGCGACGGGGTGGAAACGTCGTTGTCGTGAATGACAGGGGGAATACCTGATCGTAGAGACAGATCTCGATCCATAGTGTACACCAACCACCAGTTTCGCATTCTCAACCGAGCCACTTTTGGTGGGAGGTGCGTGTATCCTTCTCGGCGATGTAATCCGAGATCTATAGCCAGTCTAGCTGCTGTGTTGACGGCCAGGTGGACTCCGTGAGGAATAGGAGTGCTGAAAAAGTACATGGCCAAAAGAAGAGTCCCCTGAAGCGCGTGGAAAGACCCTCCGAGGGACATGATGCGAGTGTAGAAGAATATCGAATTTGCCAGGGCAGCTTTTCTGAGCGTAAGTATCGACTCTCTGGTAAAACAGGCAGAAGCTACCTTGCAttcttccaccaccgagTGTAGGAAGTCTGTGGTAATGAGAACGAGGGTCCAGAAGAGGTAGAGCTCCGCGTAGCCATTGGGTCTCGATCCGGGCTTGTTGTAGAAGGCTGCCACAATCTGGTTCCAGTCTTCTCTGTCCAGAATACCGGAAATGTAGTTGACGGCGTCAAAGAAGTGGTTGGTCAGGGCCTCCACGTATTCCTCGGGCATATCGGGTAGCAGCGGCTCGGGGATAGGCTCGACGAAGTCTCGGAGTTTGAGATGCATCTTTGAAAATACCTTTGTGAAGACTCCGAGCATGTGTTGTTTGATTCCTGGCGATCCTGCTCGATCAGACAGCCATTGGAGGCCTGAGGGCGAGAAGACGGCGAAGACGGAGGATCCACCGAAGGCTCGATCCTGGCACCGTTCCATCGTGTGCGAGAAGGTGTCTCCTCGTTGGGCGGAGCTGGGGGCCTTGAACGGGTAGATGAAGGATGTTGATTCGTTTTTCGACGAAGTTCGGGGTTCATCTTCGCTGTTTTCGCTGGTTTCGTTGTCGGATTCCGAGTCGCTCTGGGGAGACGCTCGTCGAGACACAAACTCGGAGCCGTTGTGTCTGAGAATGATGTCTGCGGCATCTCCCAGTCGGTCGTCACCCAGACGTCGTAGCACCTTGTCGAGCAGCGATTCAATTCTGTCGAGGCGCGACTTGGACGACCGCGAGTTGTTTTCCTTGGTCACCTTGGCCTTGCGTTTTTGCACCACCTCGGTGTACATACAGTCTCGACCCGAGCCCAGACAGTTGTTGCAGGCCGGTCTCTGGCCGTCGCATCGGGTTTTGCGCTTGCGGCAGGGCTCGCACGCCCGAGACACTCGCGGTTTCTTGGCGGTGTCTTCGTCCATGGtgagggtggagaagttctggtactgtacaggtTTTGGAACAAGTTTGCAATTGCAATTCCCGCTCTTGATCTTTAAAATTGACTTTGGCGGGGTCGATACCAAAGTGGATGTGAATGGTTGCTGTGTGAGACGGATTAGTGGTGCTGGCGGTGCGGCGATGGCTCCGATTGGCAACTCTGCTTTCGTGTCGACCGCTGCCCCGGAAAAGATGGCTACTGTTTACATACTCCACTACACCCATGCACCTTAGCTGGGTGGCGTAGCTACTTTACATGCACCCTGCACCCATATCTCTGACTAAGAAAAAGTGCAGCGCCGGAACAATGGCCAAACTCTGTTTCATGAGGTGGGTGTGGAGTGGATCGGAGGCGGAAGGCAGGCATagtgtttgtggttgtggttgtggttgtggttgtggctgtggttgtggctgtggttgtggttgttgtggttgtgggagggtcacgtggtggtcacgtgacctcatGTGTCGTCCGCCCCTATATAATTTGTGCGGTGTCCGCCCAACAgttactactgtacttgtatacatCTCCTCCACTTTGACGGTCAAACGAGCGATAAAAAAGGATAAAAAAGACATTAAAAAAGgataaaaattaaaaaaacataacataaaaaaacattttATAAAAAAAGTTTCGGATCGGAGTATACACCTCGCGCAGCCCAACCGAAAAACCTACGGCTCCAGTGGGGCCGTCAGAATGACTTGATAGATGACACAAATCGGACGGTGGTTGGTTCTATCAAGCCTCTAGACCATGTGAGTCGTCATCCACATGCAGACAACGGCTCTCTCGACAATGGTACCTTCCAAACCCGTCTATACTACCGTACAATACCCCACAATGTCACATTGGCTCGTTAGCCGCATTGTATTGTAAATATGTACGAGCCTCTTCCGTAAGATATTTGTCACGGATTAATACGAGGCTGACGACAGTGTACGTCTTGGAGGTGATAAAGAAGCGCAGTGATAAAGAAGAGGGCAAGGATAAAAAGAGGGCGAGGATGAAGAATGAGGGCAGTGTCGGTGCATGTGGAGTTATTCTGTGCAGTACAATGTGCGTACAATACAAGTGCCGTACATATTCTACTCAACGGCGTGAGTTAGTGGtattggtacagtacatacgcGTATTCTATCCTCCTATCCGCGCGTAtactacgagtatgtactgaacGATATAGTGTACGGTATATAATGAACGACTATGGTATGTATAATGTATTATGTATAATGTATAATGTATAATGGTATGCCAGACGGTCGGTTCATAAACGGCGGGTTATTGTGAACCAGTGTTTGACAATAGCAATCATAGCTGGTGACTATAGACAGGGCTGTCTGGTGACACAACCGTCCAGCAACATTCATCGCCGGCTGCACTTTCAACAGGTAAGTTTACCCGAGATGATTTCGATGAGAGTGAgagcgaaagaagaggaaAATGGGCGATCCGAAAGGTGATGATGACTAAGCGGAAAACTAGGTCGATTTGGTGTTGCACGTGATTGACCCAGAAATACAATGTCACCTACAACAGATTAGTTGTGATCGTACTCCTATAAGTACACCGTAGAGTACCTACTGTAGATCTGTCTATCTCTGACTTTCGTACAAACATTACTTTTTCCACAGTTTGCAACCACTCCGCAAATCACGCACAATCTCAAGACAGACAGCTATGACGATCGCCTCGTTTGCCAGGGTGGACATCCAGGTATACTGTCGCAGGGGAGCTGGGTagttgctgctggagattgGTTCTAGTAAAGTCACAACTACGAGGAGAGCTACGAGGACTCGCACTGACTAATGTACTGTGATCGACCAAGGCAGTCTGGCCGCCACTGCTACAGACTTTCTGAGTGCTTCCGACGCTCTGCCACTCGCATTGCTCGTCATCTCGCAGCTCACTAAGTTGTTCCATAGCAGTACGGAAGCGCGGATACGAGTGAACACGACGCGTGTAATGGACGCTGGTGGTAAGCACGAGAAGATTGATACAGGTACGGTGCTTGTATGTCGATAACGGCCCATACTGTCAATTGACATCTCCAAGCATCAGCGGTTGATCAGTGAACTGCAAAGCCCGCTATTCACAAGACAAGCAGGATGACGGTATAGGTGTGTATTGTGAAGCTGTGGGAATTTCTTCGATACGAGAACATATGATTGTACTTTTACACTGCAAGTGTCAGGGCAGTCTCACTCACTGACTGAAGTTTCACAAGCTCCATCACACAAGCTCGTTCACCATAGAACAgatatctacaagtaccataCATCTCTTTTGACAGATGCGGCATTTCTTGAGCACTATAACAGCTAAGTGAGGGTTTTCTGAAGTTGCTCAGACGTTGCACTACAGAGAAGAGACGTCACATCCACGACTTTGGCTCTCCTCTAGGATCAGTGCACGCAAGTCCACGATATTGGAGAACCAGCTATGTTcgagtacgatactcgCTCGCAACTGCTCTGACTGCCATACCTTGGAGGTACCCAGCTAAACTGTGGAAGAAATAGCCGCGAGGCATGTTTCGGCTATAGACTGTATAATAATGGTGAATGGTGCTACAAAATACAACCACTACAGTCTACATGCTCATGACTGGCTTTCGTTAAATATGCACTTGCTTTTGTTTTATAAGACGCGTTCAAAATCCTTAGAACTTCTTGCCGAAGAGGATCATCTGCATCTGGTCGTACATGGAGATGACACCGGCACCGGCAACACCTCGGAGAATGTTGGCACCGCAGCCTCGGAAGAGAGAAGCAACACCCTCGGCCTTGACAATCTGGACACCGCAGTCGAAGGCAGAAGAGTACTTGACGCCAGTTCCGGAGGTCATCATCATTCGTCGTCGGATGGTATCGAGAGGGTAAGAGGCGGTAGAAGCACCGGTGGTGACGGTCCATCCGAGCAGGAAGGCGGCGAGGAAGTTGCCCTCAAGAGGACCAACGAGAACAACGGGCTTAAGGGAGTCGTAGAGACCGAAGTACAGACCTCGGTAGACAATGATACCGACAACGGAGACACCGAAACCTCGGTAGAGACCGGCAATACCGTCGGAGGCAATGGTCTTTCGGTAGACATCGATCAGACCGTTGAACTGTCGCTCACCAGCGGCCTTACCGTCCTTAGCGACGGACTTGGCATCGTTGGCAAGTCGGGTTCGGGCGAAATCAAGAGAGTAGACAAAGGCAAGAGAGGTGGCACCGGCAAGACCACCGGAAGCAAGGTTACCCATCATCCACATCCAGTAGCCCTCGGACTTCTTGAAGCCGAacatcttcttgaacttgtcctTGAAGGCAAAGTTAAGAGCCTGAGTGGGGAAGTATCGGATGACGTTGGCGGTGTTTCCTCGCCAGAAAGAAACAACACCCTCCTCGGCGGCGGTTCGCTTGAAGCAGTCAATGATACCGGCGTAGGGTCGAGAAAGTCGGCCCTGCTtgatcatctcctcctggtTCTGGATGAGGAGCTTGACTCGCTCAAtaggagcagcagcggtCTTAGAGACGGCGGCGGAAATACCGCCCATCATGAAGTCAACAAGGAAGTCGGACATTGTGTGGGAATGTGGCGTGATgcttgaagaagaaagcTGTCAAAAAATGGCGCTGGGggggtttatatatttGCCATTGGTatggaaaaaaacatgCACATGCATGTACCTGGGTGAAGGGGACACCAAAGGGGGGGATTACCAGCCTAATACGCGGCCGATTCGGGCCGTTGGACCATCGAATTGGGTCTATGGAGTGCGGTCATCACATTGGCACCGTTTTTATTTCGTTACGCCTTCGTGAACCCCTCCAAAAGTCCATTCTCCGAGCCCCCCCAGGCCCGATATTGTGACACCCTTTGGCACAAGGTTTGCACAAGAGCCGGACATGCAAAAACTCTGTTGTGAAAAAGAAATGCAAATCAGGGCTATCTGAGACACAAGAGGGACCGGTTGGGGGCCGATTTTCGCGGCTGGAGCGACGAGTCCGACACTATCGTGCTCAATTCAACTCAATCGGAGGTCAGCGGGCCCATTTCGGGGCCCCAACGGCGACTTTCGGACCTCCGCAATCCACCAGTCATGTGCAAAAATTTTCACACACAAGGTtcacaaaaaacaccagTGGAAAATTCAATTCCGAAACCCGAAGCTAGAGTTCGTCGTACCCAAAAGGTAGAACCGAAGATGATTCTGGACGGAGGATCCGAGCTGAAGCTTCGCGGAGGCGATGGTGGCAATGTTCGGCGGATTTGGAGCCACATCCTTGTCTTCACGCCACGGTTTGGGGACCCCAAAGCCCCCCAAATCACCTATCAAAACACCACATCCACTTACGGACACACGCATGCCAAATACAGTTTTGACCTGGAACCTAGcgttgagctgcttgttTGGGCGGAAGTATCGGGCGACCTCGGGTATCTGTCTGACGAATGGGAGACGCGGATTTCGAGTGGGGGGGAAAAGAAGATgagggtcacgtgacccgcCGCGTGTCCGAGGATGGGCCACGAAATTAGATGGAGCTGCGGTAGGGCGAAATTGGGCTCTGTTCGTTCAGCATGTCTCAGCTCTGTCTGCTTATAGTTATAGTAGCCATTGTCGACAGGAGTTGGAGCTCAGTCTGAGTTCAATAAGCCCCAAAACAAAAGAGGCCACGTCATTTGCCGATTGGAGCGCACTCGACTGTTTCTCGTGTTTTGGCGGTTCGCAACCGGCTCATAGACCGCCGTTTATAGGTCACACTACCATCTGGAGTCTCGTTTTCAGGGTTCAAAAAGATAAGCATATATCGAAGAGCCGGTGAATTTTAACCACCAATAGTGGGAAGCGAATTCTGGAGCAACACGGGCTAACTATGAACACCaacggtacaagtagtgggAAAAAGACACGAAAAACGGAAAGTGTCGGATCGAactgatcacgtgaccgcgGTGGTGGCTGTGGCGCGGCATTCGGGTTCACGGCGACCTGTTAATCTCGTTTTCATCAACCCAAAAGGGCTCTGCCTTTGAATCTATGAAACCGTAACTTAGGCGGCTAAAAACTTTGGCGATGAGTTATCGCCTCGTGGAGGTGTGCGTCTAGGGTGCGTTCTGGATGGGGGGTATGAGGAGCACGTCCCGGTTATAGGGGAGGTGGTATGAGTACGTACGAGTTGATCGGGAAATGGGGACAGGTTATGAAGATGTAGGGGTACGGAGAATGTGAGGTAAGAAACAGATTATGAATACCAAGTTCCGGGTGGTGTGATCAGGGTCGATTgagtggagttggagaactTGGCAGTGAGGTGAAAAACAATAGCGAAAAGAAAGACAAGTTGTTCGGCAACAAGCCCGATCTATGGAGTGGGTTTGTCTACGAGGTTGTCGGTAACGCGACTATGCCAACTGTTTTGTTTTGGACTCCATGAAGATTGGAAACAAACAGAAGCTGTCCAAACACGACGCCTTCGACGCTCTGAAGGTGACTTTGTCGTTCTCAGTGGGTATCGAGGCTCTGTATTTTGAGATGCCAAGTCCAAGCGTACAAAATGGATCTCTTTGGCAAGTCTGTAGATGATCAGCACTCTTGTAATTAGACGAACATATTCACGGCCAATTTGTTGGTTGGTTCAGCTCGGAAGACGGATATGTACAAGCCTCTTCAACGAATGACGCAACTACGAGACCAACAAGTGAGCGATGATATGGCAACAGGCACGacaaaaacacacccaGAACACATCCAAAACACATCCAAAACACACCCAACCCACACCCAAAACACAcccaaaacacacaatATGTTCCCCTACTCTGTCATACCTGTCACTCACTCCGCTGACCTCTTCGGTTCGCGTCACCGGCTCCGACTCTCCACCCAGCCCAAATCAGGTTACCTGCTTTCATGTGCTCTTGCTTGGGACACACTCTTCTTGTCCCTGTCTCAAACAGACCACCTCTAGGTATTTTTACCTTGCCTTTTCCCATATTGGGTGGACTTGTCACAGCAACAGATCATtatggtatgtacatagGTAAGTCTGCAGTGACTGCAGTGAGACATCTGGTGTCTTGTATTCAGTGTCAAGTCCAGAAAACTTCTGTGTACAACTGGATTCACTTAtgtatacagtacaagtacataaCCAGCAATGGTGCCCGATGGGGAAAGCACACTTGCAAATTTCAAATTAAATTTTTAGAATatttccaaaaaaaaaaacccaaaaaaaaaaccctTTGATGTCCGAACTCAAATTCTGCAGGAATCGGGATCCCAATCCCTAATTATAGTCCACAGGTTGGCGCAAAGACTGTACTTCAGCGATATGATACCAAATTAGCTGGCGTAATTTCAAAGAGTGCAAAAACATAGAGTCGAGCTCAATACGGACGAAGACACACCACAGTTTCGGAATATATGCTCATATTTCTATTCCGACCTGTGTAGGGCCAGATATGAGTGTCTGAAACCAGAATTCAGGACTCGGCCATTTTTGACAAATTGGGACGTGACGCGAACACCCGAGGGGACAAGACGCGTGCGAAGACAGAGGAGCAGGTAACAAAAGGGGTTATATAGAGGAGAACACGGGTGGGTACAGCACGAGTACTGCACCTGTACAATCATCGGGCAATATTCGACATTCGAGCATTAATTACATAGACAATTCAAGAGGAAGGGCCTCAGATAGTCGTCCTCATCCTGCCGACACGCCAGAGGGCGGGTACATGGCTGGCTCTCACAGACGGTACTTGAGTATCAACGAGTGAGCATAATACGTTCGGGCGACACGAGAACGAGTCCACTAGAACGAGTCCACTAGAACAAATACACCAGTCACCAATACTACGCGGCGAGCCACAGCCCCCCTCAACATCCAAGGTTGTCGCTAGCCCACGGATACACGTTGGACACCCCAAGTGCAGCGACAGTCTCCTACTTATAGTGGCCGAAGAGACAGCGCAACCAACTGCTACGAGACGAGAGGCAC
The Yarrowia lipolytica chromosome 1A, complete sequence genome window above contains:
- a CDS encoding uncharacterized protein (Compare to YALI0A10637g, weakly similar to uniprot|O59741 Schizosaccharomyces pombe Putative transcriptional activator with fungal binuclear cluster domain) is translated as MDEDTAKKPRVSRACEPCRKRKTRCDGQRPACNNCLGSGRDCMYTEVVQKRKAKVTKENNSRSSKSRLDRIESLLDKVLRRLGDDRLGDAADIILRHNGSEFVSRRASPQSDSESDNETSENSEDEPRTSSKNESTSFIYPFKAPSSAQRGDTFSHTMERCQDRAFGGSSVFAVFSPSGLQWLSDRAGSPGIKQHMLGVFTKVFSKMHLKLRDFVEPIPEPLLPDMPEEYVEALTNHFFDAVNYISGILDREDWNQIVAAFYNKPGSRPNGYAELYLFWTLVLITTDFLHSVVEECKVASACFTRESILTLRKAALANSIFFYTRIMSLGGSFHALQGTLLLAMYFFSTPIPHGVHLAVNTAARLAIDLGLHRREGYTHLPPKVARLRMRNWWLVYTMDRDLSLRSGIPPVIHDNDVSTPSPDSCDVGDDEGIDYIKWGDGHKTSYAQLLHGLSRISSKVYSQLYSASAARKSPEKISECIIKLDRELTQWRECLPAHLRPGTDVMVFDCSKGYADVHEADNSMRSQIVEWHSQFNSLWVHFNYYFLQSAIHRTSVYHPTWYNRKILGKGEKTGNTPNGGTPMSASSHEDTNKGSPNPRLFSSHSICVQAARNTIYLTRNIPVKLMSCFWSFSFFLLSAFTILLIHVLQRPLEATIRADLELMKIAIDFLKSLPDGEEFSFLLVFTEFYDVAVKFVDTAQERHKKQEAGEKLDPNTALDKLVYSTPTSIPPNVSSSQPQLPQQQLPQQQQQQQQPQQQQASQQPQQHATPSSVDSTYNMMVNDFYPQQQQTAAQTSYAPVDYPQGQPDVLPEMYSRPGNEWYFDMYQSGFMDYGNYNYEG
- a CDS encoding ADP/ATP carrier protein (Compare to YALI0A10659g, uniprot|Q8J0M2 Yarrowia lipolytica ADP/ATP carrier protein) — its product is MSDFLVDFMMGGISAAVSKTAAAPIERVKLLIQNQEEMIKQGRLSRPYAGIIDCFKRTAAEEGVVSFWRGNTANVIRYFPTQALNFAFKDKFKKMFGFKKSEGYWMWMMGNLASGGLAGATSLAFVYSLDFARTRLANDAKSVAKDGKAAGERQFNGLIDVYRKTIASDGIAGLYRGFGVSVVGIIVYRGLYFGLYDSLKPVVLVGPLEGNFLAAFLLGWTVTTGASTASYPLDTIRRRMMMTSGTGVKYSSAFDCGVQIVKAEGVASLFRGCGANILRGVAGAGVISMYDQMQMILFGKKF